The nucleotide sequence GGCCGACGGGCGCATCTGCGGGTTGTCGAAGCTCGCGCGCCTCGTGGACGTGTTCGCGAAGCGCCCGCAGGTGCAGGAACGCCTGACCTCGCAGATCGCCGACACGCTCATCGAGCAGCTGCACCCCCAGGGCGTCATCGTGGTGTTGGAGGCCGAGCATCTGTGCATGAGCATGCGCGGCGTGAAGAAGGCCGGCGCGAAGACCACCACAAGTGCCGTCCGCGGCGCGTTCGAGCGCAGCCAGGCCACCCGTGCGGAGGCCCTGTCGCTCATCTTCGCGCGACGAGACTAGGGGCTCCACCGCACTTGGCGGCGTGGCCGAGCGGCAAAGCCGCCGAACCGCCGAAATGTTTCACGTGAAACATACGTTCGTTACGAGGTGCGAGGCCGATTCGCGCCACGAGGAAAGGAACCAACCTATGAAATGCGTCATCTCCGTTCTGGGCAAGGATCGCAGCGGCATCGTGGCTGCCATTGCCACCGCGCTGGCCGACTGCGGCGCGAACATCGACGACATCAGCCAGACCATCCTGGACGACATCTTCTCCATGACGATGCTCACCACCCTCGACACGGAGAAGGCCGACTTCAACACCGTGCAGG is from Gordonibacter urolithinfaciens and encodes:
- the folE gene encoding GTP cyclohydrolase I FolE — encoded protein: MDAAKIEAGVRLILEGVGEDPEREGLSETPARVARMYEEVFAGLEQDPAEHFATTFDEHHEEMVLVRDIPFYSMCEHHLVPFFGKAHVAYIPAADGRICGLSKLARLVDVFAKRPQVQERLTSQIADTLIEQLHPQGVIVVLEAEHLCMSMRGVKKAGAKTTTSAVRGAFERSQATRAEALSLIFARRD
- a CDS encoding ACT domain-containing protein, producing the protein MKCVISVLGKDRSGIVAAIATALADCGANIDDISQTILDDIFSMTMLTTLDTEKADFNTVQERLAKISDDLGMQIIIQREDVFQYMYKI